The following coding sequences lie in one Monomorium pharaonis isolate MP-MQ-018 chromosome 1, ASM1337386v2, whole genome shotgun sequence genomic window:
- the LOC105840066 gene encoding conserved oligomeric Golgi complex subunit 7 isoform X1, with the protein MAASNKVVAASTSVFWNPRHTQDVAAFSEDSFDVKEWINRTFKSTEAQENKDAFVSSLVMKLQLYVQQVNGALEETSQSVLSSLPRILRDTQLLQQETLALREKMVAVKQEIAKIEKDTASSMATLERIDRIKTELQTAKQGLHEADNWTVLANDVEEVFESGDIEAISNKLFSMQKSLAMLASVVDYEDKKLQLEGLKNRLEAIASPRLVQAFTAVNLEQSKTYVDIFGKMERLPQLLKYYHNCLKVSLGQEWRRTIELAQDENVTYWLRTYYDKLLSSWHEQVKWCHQVFPNASVDIHIEVYADLLRSLDPGIPECIEAVLKQHSNAVQLSILLELKQMTRHFAVNLSGAIETSLHGKLQNEKLLSLAQAVYAPYVPYVAKYSTFETAQLEQHLQFLDRTHDDLSDTINSLSLSISRVMGYASEANKRCKLFTEGCGYPGLLHSLNIYFNKYLEKYQQCLRQLDRKKVRHEDWNLFQMCLTLMQNIGDLLHQVQQFEKSLVIDITEANNKLQNTNGSVFCQYKKLLLTPAGCVDLENLVASFQREDKTILDSIIKSIQKLCTDLHHITYEVIFAPIFSQLLLVQKAPAWSQETNKMSNLSSDLPDYSFAPQEYITQVGQYLMTLPQHLEPFLLRDNPSLTQALKAADPQYVQGSAESGFTSILLDIVARGTCQMFQDQTLGICQLNSVACKQLATDIDYLGNVLEELGLCLSENLQHMSLLLRLPSEDYQSGSSGCNARVVAAVRQMRNITSSG; encoded by the exons GCTTTTGTCTCGTCATTAGTGATGAAGTTGCAATTATATGTGCAACAAGTTAACGGTGCCTTAGAGGAGACCAGTCAATCCGTTCTCTCTAGCCTACCAAGAATTTTAAGAGACACTCAACTCCTGCAACAAGAAACGTTagcactgagagaaaaaatggTCGCTGTCAAGCAAGAGATCGCGAAG ATCGAGAAGGATACAGCCTCTTCTATGGCTACGTTAGAGAGGATCGATAGGATAAAAACGGAATTACAAACCGCTAAGCAGGGATTACACGAGGCCGACAATTGGACGGTGTTGGCTAATGACGTGGAAGAG GTGTTTGAGTCGGGCGATATCGAGGCTATATCTAATAAATTGTTCAGCATGCAGAAGTCTCTGGCTATGCTCGCGAGTGTTGTCGACTACGAGGATAAAAAGCTGCAATTAGAAGGCCTGAAAAATCGCCTCGAGGCGATAGCCAGTCCGCGACTGGTCCAAGCTTTTACCGCTGTTAATTTAG AGCAATCCAAAACTTACGTGGATATCTTTGGCAAGATGGAACGTTTGCCTCAGCTTCTCAAGTACTATCACAATTGCTTGAAGGTCTCGTTGGGCCAAGAATGGAGACGTACCATCGAGTTAGCGCAAGACGAGAATGTCACTTACTGGCTACGTACATATTATGACAAACTGTTATCTTCTTGGCACGAACAG GTGAAATGGTGCCATCAAGTCTTTCCTAACGCCTCGGTAGACATTCATATCGAGGTTTATGCTGACCTTTTGAGGAGCCTCGATCCCGGTATTCCGGAATGCATAGAGGCCGTACTAAAACAACATTCCAACGCGGTGCAATTGTCCATTCTACTCGAATTGAAACAGATGACGCGGCATTTTGCCGTTAATCTCAGCGGCGCCATCGAAACGTCTCTTCACGGAAAATTGCAGAACGAAAAGTTACTGTCACTAGCGCAAGCTGTATACGCGCCTTACGTTCCTTATGTCGCAAAGTATAGCACATTCGAAACCGCACAGTTGGAGCAGCATCTACAGTTTTTGGATCGCACGCACGACGATTTAAGCGACACTATTAATTCCCTTTCTCTTAGTATTTCGCGAGTTATGGGCTACGCCAGCGAAGCCAATAAGCGGTGTAAGCTTTTCACAGAAGGTTGCGGATATCCTGGTTTACTACACTCGTTAAAT atttattttaataaatatctcgaAAAATATCAGCAATGTTTGAGACAACTTGACAGAAAGAAGGTGAGACACGAAGATTGGAATTTATTCCAAATGTGTCTTACGTTGATGCAAAATATAG GTGATCTCTTGCATCAAGTGCAACAATTCGAAAAGTCGCTCGTGATCGACATAACAGAAGCTAATAACAAACTACAGAACACGAATGGTAGTGTTTTTTGTCAGTATAAAAAGTTACTGCTAACTCCGGCAGGATGTGTCGATCTAGAAAATCTTGTTGCATCTTTTCAAAGAG aAGACAAGACGATTCTCgattcaattataaaatctattcaaAAACTCTGCACTGACTTACATCATATTACGTATGAAGTTATTTTCGCGCCAATATTCTCTCAGCTGTTGTTGGTGCAAAAGGCACCAGCCTGGTCACAGGAGACCAACAAAATGTCCAATTTAAGTTCAGATCTACCAGATTATAGTTTCGCCCCTCAAGAGTACATTACTCAGGTCGGGCAGTATTTAATGACGTTGCCGCAACACTTGGAGCCGTTTTTATTGAGGGATAATCCGAGTCTAACGCAAGCGTTGAAGGCAGCCGATCCGCAATATGTTCAAGGCTCGGCCGAATCTGGATTCACTAGTATACTCTTGGACATTGTTGCTCGGGGAACGTGTCAAATGTTTCAGGATCAAACCTTGGGTATCTGCCAGTTGAATTCCGTTGCTTGCAAACAGCTCGCAACTGATATCG ATTATCTGGGTAATGTACTAGAGGAGCTTGGTCTATGCTTATCGGAGAACCTTCAACACATGTCCTTACTGCTCAGATTACCGTCAGAGGATTATCAGAGCGGTAGTTCCGGATGCAATGCTCGTGTCGTAGCTGCAGTCAGGCAAATGCGCAACATTACGTCTTCCGGCTGA
- the LOC105840066 gene encoding conserved oligomeric Golgi complex subunit 7 isoform X2 codes for MDVAAFSEDSFDVKEWINRTFKSTEAQENKDAFVSSLVMKLQLYVQQVNGALEETSQSVLSSLPRILRDTQLLQQETLALREKMVAVKQEIAKIEKDTASSMATLERIDRIKTELQTAKQGLHEADNWTVLANDVEEVFESGDIEAISNKLFSMQKSLAMLASVVDYEDKKLQLEGLKNRLEAIASPRLVQAFTAVNLEQSKTYVDIFGKMERLPQLLKYYHNCLKVSLGQEWRRTIELAQDENVTYWLRTYYDKLLSSWHEQVKWCHQVFPNASVDIHIEVYADLLRSLDPGIPECIEAVLKQHSNAVQLSILLELKQMTRHFAVNLSGAIETSLHGKLQNEKLLSLAQAVYAPYVPYVAKYSTFETAQLEQHLQFLDRTHDDLSDTINSLSLSISRVMGYASEANKRCKLFTEGCGYPGLLHSLNIYFNKYLEKYQQCLRQLDRKKVRHEDWNLFQMCLTLMQNIGDLLHQVQQFEKSLVIDITEANNKLQNTNGSVFCQYKKLLLTPAGCVDLENLVASFQREDKTILDSIIKSIQKLCTDLHHITYEVIFAPIFSQLLLVQKAPAWSQETNKMSNLSSDLPDYSFAPQEYITQVGQYLMTLPQHLEPFLLRDNPSLTQALKAADPQYVQGSAESGFTSILLDIVARGTCQMFQDQTLGICQLNSVACKQLATDIDYLGNVLEELGLCLSENLQHMSLLLRLPSEDYQSGSSGCNARVVAAVRQMRNITSSG; via the exons GCTTTTGTCTCGTCATTAGTGATGAAGTTGCAATTATATGTGCAACAAGTTAACGGTGCCTTAGAGGAGACCAGTCAATCCGTTCTCTCTAGCCTACCAAGAATTTTAAGAGACACTCAACTCCTGCAACAAGAAACGTTagcactgagagaaaaaatggTCGCTGTCAAGCAAGAGATCGCGAAG ATCGAGAAGGATACAGCCTCTTCTATGGCTACGTTAGAGAGGATCGATAGGATAAAAACGGAATTACAAACCGCTAAGCAGGGATTACACGAGGCCGACAATTGGACGGTGTTGGCTAATGACGTGGAAGAG GTGTTTGAGTCGGGCGATATCGAGGCTATATCTAATAAATTGTTCAGCATGCAGAAGTCTCTGGCTATGCTCGCGAGTGTTGTCGACTACGAGGATAAAAAGCTGCAATTAGAAGGCCTGAAAAATCGCCTCGAGGCGATAGCCAGTCCGCGACTGGTCCAAGCTTTTACCGCTGTTAATTTAG AGCAATCCAAAACTTACGTGGATATCTTTGGCAAGATGGAACGTTTGCCTCAGCTTCTCAAGTACTATCACAATTGCTTGAAGGTCTCGTTGGGCCAAGAATGGAGACGTACCATCGAGTTAGCGCAAGACGAGAATGTCACTTACTGGCTACGTACATATTATGACAAACTGTTATCTTCTTGGCACGAACAG GTGAAATGGTGCCATCAAGTCTTTCCTAACGCCTCGGTAGACATTCATATCGAGGTTTATGCTGACCTTTTGAGGAGCCTCGATCCCGGTATTCCGGAATGCATAGAGGCCGTACTAAAACAACATTCCAACGCGGTGCAATTGTCCATTCTACTCGAATTGAAACAGATGACGCGGCATTTTGCCGTTAATCTCAGCGGCGCCATCGAAACGTCTCTTCACGGAAAATTGCAGAACGAAAAGTTACTGTCACTAGCGCAAGCTGTATACGCGCCTTACGTTCCTTATGTCGCAAAGTATAGCACATTCGAAACCGCACAGTTGGAGCAGCATCTACAGTTTTTGGATCGCACGCACGACGATTTAAGCGACACTATTAATTCCCTTTCTCTTAGTATTTCGCGAGTTATGGGCTACGCCAGCGAAGCCAATAAGCGGTGTAAGCTTTTCACAGAAGGTTGCGGATATCCTGGTTTACTACACTCGTTAAAT atttattttaataaatatctcgaAAAATATCAGCAATGTTTGAGACAACTTGACAGAAAGAAGGTGAGACACGAAGATTGGAATTTATTCCAAATGTGTCTTACGTTGATGCAAAATATAG GTGATCTCTTGCATCAAGTGCAACAATTCGAAAAGTCGCTCGTGATCGACATAACAGAAGCTAATAACAAACTACAGAACACGAATGGTAGTGTTTTTTGTCAGTATAAAAAGTTACTGCTAACTCCGGCAGGATGTGTCGATCTAGAAAATCTTGTTGCATCTTTTCAAAGAG aAGACAAGACGATTCTCgattcaattataaaatctattcaaAAACTCTGCACTGACTTACATCATATTACGTATGAAGTTATTTTCGCGCCAATATTCTCTCAGCTGTTGTTGGTGCAAAAGGCACCAGCCTGGTCACAGGAGACCAACAAAATGTCCAATTTAAGTTCAGATCTACCAGATTATAGTTTCGCCCCTCAAGAGTACATTACTCAGGTCGGGCAGTATTTAATGACGTTGCCGCAACACTTGGAGCCGTTTTTATTGAGGGATAATCCGAGTCTAACGCAAGCGTTGAAGGCAGCCGATCCGCAATATGTTCAAGGCTCGGCCGAATCTGGATTCACTAGTATACTCTTGGACATTGTTGCTCGGGGAACGTGTCAAATGTTTCAGGATCAAACCTTGGGTATCTGCCAGTTGAATTCCGTTGCTTGCAAACAGCTCGCAACTGATATCG ATTATCTGGGTAATGTACTAGAGGAGCTTGGTCTATGCTTATCGGAGAACCTTCAACACATGTCCTTACTGCTCAGATTACCGTCAGAGGATTATCAGAGCGGTAGTTCCGGATGCAATGCTCGTGTCGTAGCTGCAGTCAGGCAAATGCGCAACATTACGTCTTCCGGCTGA
- the LOC105840066 gene encoding conserved oligomeric Golgi complex subunit 7 isoform X3 — translation MKLQLYVQQVNGALEETSQSVLSSLPRILRDTQLLQQETLALREKMVAVKQEIAKIEKDTASSMATLERIDRIKTELQTAKQGLHEADNWTVLANDVEEVFESGDIEAISNKLFSMQKSLAMLASVVDYEDKKLQLEGLKNRLEAIASPRLVQAFTAVNLEQSKTYVDIFGKMERLPQLLKYYHNCLKVSLGQEWRRTIELAQDENVTYWLRTYYDKLLSSWHEQVKWCHQVFPNASVDIHIEVYADLLRSLDPGIPECIEAVLKQHSNAVQLSILLELKQMTRHFAVNLSGAIETSLHGKLQNEKLLSLAQAVYAPYVPYVAKYSTFETAQLEQHLQFLDRTHDDLSDTINSLSLSISRVMGYASEANKRCKLFTEGCGYPGLLHSLNIYFNKYLEKYQQCLRQLDRKKVRHEDWNLFQMCLTLMQNIGDLLHQVQQFEKSLVIDITEANNKLQNTNGSVFCQYKKLLLTPAGCVDLENLVASFQREDKTILDSIIKSIQKLCTDLHHITYEVIFAPIFSQLLLVQKAPAWSQETNKMSNLSSDLPDYSFAPQEYITQVGQYLMTLPQHLEPFLLRDNPSLTQALKAADPQYVQGSAESGFTSILLDIVARGTCQMFQDQTLGICQLNSVACKQLATDIDYLGNVLEELGLCLSENLQHMSLLLRLPSEDYQSGSSGCNARVVAAVRQMRNITSSG, via the exons ATGAAGTTGCAATTATATGTGCAACAAGTTAACGGTGCCTTAGAGGAGACCAGTCAATCCGTTCTCTCTAGCCTACCAAGAATTTTAAGAGACACTCAACTCCTGCAACAAGAAACGTTagcactgagagaaaaaatggTCGCTGTCAAGCAAGAGATCGCGAAG ATCGAGAAGGATACAGCCTCTTCTATGGCTACGTTAGAGAGGATCGATAGGATAAAAACGGAATTACAAACCGCTAAGCAGGGATTACACGAGGCCGACAATTGGACGGTGTTGGCTAATGACGTGGAAGAG GTGTTTGAGTCGGGCGATATCGAGGCTATATCTAATAAATTGTTCAGCATGCAGAAGTCTCTGGCTATGCTCGCGAGTGTTGTCGACTACGAGGATAAAAAGCTGCAATTAGAAGGCCTGAAAAATCGCCTCGAGGCGATAGCCAGTCCGCGACTGGTCCAAGCTTTTACCGCTGTTAATTTAG AGCAATCCAAAACTTACGTGGATATCTTTGGCAAGATGGAACGTTTGCCTCAGCTTCTCAAGTACTATCACAATTGCTTGAAGGTCTCGTTGGGCCAAGAATGGAGACGTACCATCGAGTTAGCGCAAGACGAGAATGTCACTTACTGGCTACGTACATATTATGACAAACTGTTATCTTCTTGGCACGAACAG GTGAAATGGTGCCATCAAGTCTTTCCTAACGCCTCGGTAGACATTCATATCGAGGTTTATGCTGACCTTTTGAGGAGCCTCGATCCCGGTATTCCGGAATGCATAGAGGCCGTACTAAAACAACATTCCAACGCGGTGCAATTGTCCATTCTACTCGAATTGAAACAGATGACGCGGCATTTTGCCGTTAATCTCAGCGGCGCCATCGAAACGTCTCTTCACGGAAAATTGCAGAACGAAAAGTTACTGTCACTAGCGCAAGCTGTATACGCGCCTTACGTTCCTTATGTCGCAAAGTATAGCACATTCGAAACCGCACAGTTGGAGCAGCATCTACAGTTTTTGGATCGCACGCACGACGATTTAAGCGACACTATTAATTCCCTTTCTCTTAGTATTTCGCGAGTTATGGGCTACGCCAGCGAAGCCAATAAGCGGTGTAAGCTTTTCACAGAAGGTTGCGGATATCCTGGTTTACTACACTCGTTAAAT atttattttaataaatatctcgaAAAATATCAGCAATGTTTGAGACAACTTGACAGAAAGAAGGTGAGACACGAAGATTGGAATTTATTCCAAATGTGTCTTACGTTGATGCAAAATATAG GTGATCTCTTGCATCAAGTGCAACAATTCGAAAAGTCGCTCGTGATCGACATAACAGAAGCTAATAACAAACTACAGAACACGAATGGTAGTGTTTTTTGTCAGTATAAAAAGTTACTGCTAACTCCGGCAGGATGTGTCGATCTAGAAAATCTTGTTGCATCTTTTCAAAGAG aAGACAAGACGATTCTCgattcaattataaaatctattcaaAAACTCTGCACTGACTTACATCATATTACGTATGAAGTTATTTTCGCGCCAATATTCTCTCAGCTGTTGTTGGTGCAAAAGGCACCAGCCTGGTCACAGGAGACCAACAAAATGTCCAATTTAAGTTCAGATCTACCAGATTATAGTTTCGCCCCTCAAGAGTACATTACTCAGGTCGGGCAGTATTTAATGACGTTGCCGCAACACTTGGAGCCGTTTTTATTGAGGGATAATCCGAGTCTAACGCAAGCGTTGAAGGCAGCCGATCCGCAATATGTTCAAGGCTCGGCCGAATCTGGATTCACTAGTATACTCTTGGACATTGTTGCTCGGGGAACGTGTCAAATGTTTCAGGATCAAACCTTGGGTATCTGCCAGTTGAATTCCGTTGCTTGCAAACAGCTCGCAACTGATATCG ATTATCTGGGTAATGTACTAGAGGAGCTTGGTCTATGCTTATCGGAGAACCTTCAACACATGTCCTTACTGCTCAGATTACCGTCAGAGGATTATCAGAGCGGTAGTTCCGGATGCAATGCTCGTGTCGTAGCTGCAGTCAGGCAAATGCGCAACATTACGTCTTCCGGCTGA